A window of Geobacter sp. contains these coding sequences:
- a CDS encoding RelA/SpoT family protein, producing MIRLNDILDKVMAYNPSADLDLVRKAYVYCAKVHQGQTRLSGEPYLVHPMEVAAILADLRLDVPTVVTGLLHDTVEDTLTTLDELKELFGEEVAILVDGVTKIGKIHFKTKEESQAENFRKMLLAMSNDIRVILIKLADRLHNMRTLQYQPEPKQRSIAKETLDIYAPIANRLGISWIKSELEDLSFRYLDPQLYYDLASKVTKKKKEREADVEKARSTIAAKLAEHDIKGDVYGRSKHLYSIYRKMESRNVDIDQIYDLIAIRVMVEGIRECYEVLGIIHSTWKPVPGRFKDYIAMPKGNMYQSLHTTVIGPFGERMEVQIRTGEMHRVAEAGIAAHWKYKEGKGYDEKDVKRFAWLRQLLEWQQELQDSREFMDTVKVELFPEEVYVFTPKGDVKSFPKGSTPIDFAYSVHTDVGHRCVGAKVNGKLVPLKHELKTGDIVEVLTSPHHTPSKDWLKVVRSSRARNKIRVWIKTEERKRSITLGREICEKEFRRYSLNFAKLQRSGDVKKLAAEFGLVTEEDLLASIGYGKLSSHQVIAKLIPAEKLEQHQERKESRVGKVIEKLIKKSSSAIQISGVEDVLVRFGKCCNPVPGDDIVGFITRGRGVTIHTSDCPLALESDPDRRIEVAWNRDKRAALPVKIRVTCHDEKGILANISQAITNCEANIASATIQSTVDKRGINIFEIEITDLDHLNRVIKSVMQIKGVTKVDRLKS from the coding sequence ATGATCAGGCTTAACGACATACTCGATAAAGTGATGGCGTACAACCCTTCAGCTGACCTGGATCTGGTCCGCAAGGCCTACGTCTATTGCGCCAAGGTCCACCAGGGTCAGACGCGCCTTTCCGGTGAGCCCTATCTGGTGCATCCCATGGAGGTGGCGGCAATTCTCGCCGATCTCCGTCTGGATGTCCCCACGGTGGTTACCGGACTCCTGCACGACACGGTCGAGGACACCCTGACCACCCTGGATGAACTGAAGGAGCTGTTTGGCGAAGAGGTGGCGATCCTGGTTGACGGCGTAACCAAGATCGGCAAGATCCATTTCAAGACCAAAGAGGAGAGCCAGGCTGAGAACTTCCGCAAGATGCTCCTGGCCATGTCCAACGACATCCGGGTCATCCTGATCAAGCTTGCCGACCGCCTGCACAACATGCGGACCCTGCAGTACCAGCCTGAACCCAAGCAGCGCAGCATTGCCAAGGAAACCCTCGATATTTACGCCCCCATAGCCAACCGGCTCGGCATCTCCTGGATCAAGAGCGAGCTGGAGGACCTTTCTTTCCGCTACCTCGACCCGCAACTCTACTACGATCTCGCCTCAAAAGTGACCAAGAAGAAGAAGGAGCGGGAAGCCGATGTGGAGAAGGCGCGCTCCACCATCGCCGCCAAACTGGCAGAGCATGACATCAAGGGTGATGTCTATGGCCGGAGCAAGCATCTCTATTCCATCTATCGCAAGATGGAAAGCCGTAACGTGGATATCGACCAGATCTATGACCTGATCGCCATCCGTGTCATGGTGGAGGGGATTCGCGAGTGCTACGAGGTGCTCGGCATCATCCACTCCACCTGGAAACCGGTGCCGGGCCGCTTCAAGGACTACATCGCCATGCCTAAGGGGAACATGTACCAGTCGCTGCACACGACGGTCATCGGTCCTTTCGGCGAACGGATGGAGGTGCAGATCCGCACCGGCGAGATGCATCGGGTGGCCGAGGCGGGAATCGCGGCGCACTGGAAATACAAGGAGGGGAAAGGGTACGACGAGAAGGACGTCAAGCGCTTTGCCTGGCTCCGGCAACTGCTGGAGTGGCAGCAGGAGCTGCAGGACTCCCGCGAGTTCATGGACACAGTCAAGGTGGAACTCTTCCCGGAAGAGGTCTACGTCTTTACCCCCAAGGGGGATGTGAAGAGCTTTCCCAAGGGGTCGACCCCCATCGATTTTGCCTACAGCGTCCATACCGATGTGGGGCACCGTTGTGTCGGCGCCAAGGTCAACGGCAAACTGGTGCCGCTCAAGCACGAACTCAAGACCGGCGATATCGTCGAGGTGCTCACCTCGCCGCACCATACCCCCAGCAAGGACTGGCTGAAGGTTGTCAGGAGTTCGCGGGCGCGCAACAAGATCCGTGTCTGGATCAAGACCGAGGAGCGCAAGAGGAGCATCACCCTGGGCCGCGAGATCTGCGAGAAGGAGTTCCGCCGCTACTCGCTCAATTTTGCAAAGCTGCAGAGGAGTGGGGACGTCAAGAAGCTTGCTGCCGAATTCGGCCTTGTTACTGAGGAAGACCTCCTGGCCTCTATCGGTTACGGCAAACTTTCCTCCCATCAGGTCATTGCCAAGCTTATCCCGGCGGAGAAGCTGGAGCAGCATCAGGAGCGCAAGGAGAGCCGGGTCGGCAAGGTCATCGAAAAGCTGATCAAGAAATCTTCGAGTGCGATCCAGATCAGCGGAGTAGAGGATGTCCTGGTCCGCTTCGGCAAATGCTGCAACCCGGTTCCCGGTGACGACATCGTCGGGTTCATCACCCGGGGGCGAGGGGTAACGATCCATACCAGCGACTGTCCGCTGGCCCTGGAGAGCGACCCTGACCGTCGGATCGAGGTCGCCTGGAACAGGGACAAGCGCGCCGCATTGCCGGTCAAGATCAGGGTCACCTGCCATGACGAAAAGGGGATCCTGGCCAACATCTCCCAGGCCATCACCAACTGCGAGGCCAACATCGCCAGTGCCACGATTCAGAGCACCGTGGACAAGCGCGGCATCAATATCTTCGAGATTGAAATCACCGACCTCGACCACCTGAACCGGGTGATCAAGAGCGTCATGCAGATCAAAGGGGTCACCAAGGTTGACCGGCTGAAGAGCTGA